The following are from one region of the Actinoplanes sp. L3-i22 genome:
- the nucS gene encoding endonuclease NucS: MRLVIAKCSVDYVGRLSAHLPLATRLLMVKADGSVSIHADDRAYKPLNWMSPPCKLQESPGVWKVVNKAGEELRITLEEIFQDYSYELGVDPGLVKDGVEAHLQELLAEHPETFGEGHTLVRREFMTAIGPVDLLLKDAENVSVAVEVKRRGEIDGVEQLTRYLELMNRDPLLAPVKGVFAAQEIKPQARVLATDRGIRCVVVDYDKLRGMERNELTLF; this comes from the coding sequence GTGCGTCTGGTCATCGCGAAATGCTCTGTGGATTACGTCGGGCGGCTCTCCGCCCACCTGCCCCTGGCCACCCGGCTGCTGATGGTGAAAGCGGACGGGTCGGTGTCGATCCATGCCGACGACCGTGCCTACAAGCCGCTGAACTGGATGAGCCCGCCCTGCAAGCTGCAGGAGTCGCCGGGCGTCTGGAAGGTGGTGAACAAGGCCGGTGAGGAGTTGCGGATCACCCTGGAGGAGATCTTCCAGGACTATTCGTACGAGCTGGGCGTGGACCCCGGCCTGGTCAAGGACGGTGTCGAGGCGCACCTGCAGGAGCTGCTCGCCGAGCACCCGGAGACCTTCGGCGAGGGCCACACCCTGGTCCGCCGCGAGTTCATGACCGCGATCGGCCCGGTCGACCTGCTCCTCAAGGACGCCGAGAACGTCTCGGTCGCCGTCGAGGTGAAGCGCCGCGGCGAGATCGACGGCGTCGAGCAGCTCACCCGGTACCTCGAACTGATGAATCGGGACCCGCTGCTCGCCCCGGTCAAGGGCGTCTTCGCGGCGCAGGAGATCAAACCGCAGGCCCGCGTCCTCGCCACCGACCGCGGGATCCGCTGCGTGGTCGTCGACTACGACAAGCTCCGCGGCATGGAGCGCAACGAGCTCACCCTCTTTTAA
- a CDS encoding DUF4126 domain-containing protein: MLEALTGTGLAASAGLNAYIPLMTMALLARYTDAIDLPSSWSWITNGWTILILAVLLAIEVVADKVPVVDHVNDVVQTFIRPTAGGLVFGAGSASQTVTVSDPGTFFSSHQWVPVLTGTLIALSVHGVKAAARPVVNVTTAGFGAPVASTIEDISSVLLAVLAILLPVLVLVGLALLVWGAVWVFQRRKRRKEAKLAGVETRRLFG, from the coding sequence GTGTTAGAAGCATTGACCGGCACCGGTCTAGCGGCATCCGCCGGACTGAATGCCTACATCCCCCTGATGACCATGGCCCTGCTGGCCCGCTACACCGACGCCATCGACCTGCCGTCCAGCTGGTCGTGGATCACCAACGGCTGGACCATCCTGATCCTGGCGGTCCTGCTCGCCATCGAGGTGGTCGCCGACAAGGTGCCCGTCGTCGACCATGTGAACGACGTGGTCCAGACGTTCATCCGGCCGACCGCCGGTGGCCTGGTCTTCGGCGCCGGCTCCGCGTCGCAGACGGTGACCGTCTCCGACCCCGGCACGTTCTTCAGCTCGCACCAGTGGGTTCCGGTGCTGACCGGCACGCTGATCGCGCTCAGCGTGCACGGGGTGAAGGCGGCGGCCCGTCCGGTGGTCAATGTCACCACGGCCGGTTTCGGCGCTCCGGTGGCCAGCACGATCGAGGACATCAGCAGCGTCCTGCTCGCCGTACTGGCAATTCTCCTGCCAGTGCTGGTCCTCGTCGGACTCGCGCTGCTGGTCTGGGGCGCGGTGTGGGTGTTCCAGCGCCGCAAGCGCCGTAAGGAAGCGAAACTTGCGGGTGTCGAAACGCGTCGACTGTTTGGTTGA